The Paludisphaera borealis genome contains a region encoding:
- a CDS encoding NAD(P)/FAD-dependent oxidoreductase gives MTLPDAAWESVAERTWDVVVIGAGPAGSVAARQLALRGARVLLVDKKPFPRPKVCGACLNGAGLQVLESIGLGTLPARLGGVPLDGLRLGIAGRLQEIPLPGGMAVSRSRFDEALVGAAVDAGASFLPDARASIVEATADARHVRLARRNRVTSASARVVVAASGLGGIGPAEGLALRTRVERRSRVGSGCVVVDFPAFYRTRTIFMAVGKGGYVGLVRVEDGSLNAAAAFERRFLRTSGGPAVAAVRVLSESGFPAVPALGEAEWRGTVALTRETRPVAGERVFLIGDATGYVEPFTGEGMAWALMSAQAVESLAARAIEGWDPALARSWSITHDRLLTGRRRTCRAAALLLRSPRLASLAFAAASRLPGLTRRIIEHVNDAPALNLRVES, from the coding sequence ATGACGCTTCCGGATGCCGCCTGGGAGTCGGTCGCGGAACGGACGTGGGACGTGGTCGTCATCGGCGCTGGGCCGGCGGGGTCAGTCGCCGCGCGGCAGCTCGCCCTGCGGGGCGCCCGGGTGTTGCTCGTCGACAAGAAGCCGTTCCCGCGTCCCAAGGTCTGTGGCGCGTGCCTCAACGGCGCGGGGCTTCAAGTGCTCGAATCGATCGGGCTGGGGACGCTGCCGGCCCGGCTCGGCGGCGTTCCGCTCGACGGTCTTCGGCTTGGGATCGCCGGCCGGCTTCAGGAGATTCCCCTGCCGGGCGGCATGGCCGTCTCGCGCTCCCGGTTCGACGAGGCGCTTGTCGGTGCGGCTGTCGATGCGGGGGCGAGCTTCCTTCCCGACGCCCGAGCCTCGATCGTCGAGGCGACGGCCGACGCGCGACACGTTCGCTTGGCCCGTCGCAACCGCGTCACGTCGGCCTCGGCCCGCGTGGTCGTGGCGGCCTCGGGATTGGGAGGGATCGGGCCGGCCGAGGGCCTGGCGTTGCGGACGCGCGTCGAGCGGCGGTCGCGCGTGGGGTCGGGTTGCGTCGTCGTCGATTTCCCCGCGTTCTATCGGACGCGGACGATCTTCATGGCGGTGGGGAAGGGGGGATACGTAGGCCTGGTCCGCGTCGAGGACGGCAGCCTGAACGCAGCGGCGGCGTTCGAACGGCGATTCCTCCGCACCAGCGGCGGCCCGGCCGTCGCGGCGGTCCGGGTGCTGTCGGAGTCGGGCTTCCCGGCCGTCCCCGCGCTCGGCGAGGCGGAATGGCGGGGGACGGTCGCCCTGACGCGCGAAACCCGTCCGGTCGCGGGCGAGCGTGTGTTCTTGATCGGCGACGCGACCGGCTATGTCGAGCCGTTCACCGGCGAGGGCATGGCCTGGGCGCTCATGTCGGCCCAGGCGGTCGAAAGCCTGGCGGCGCGGGCGATCGAGGGCTGGGACCCGGCGCTTGCGAGGTCGTGGTCGATCACCCACGATCGACTTCTGACCGGTCGGCGGCGGACCTGCCGCGCCGCGGCCCTCTTGCTTCGAAGTCCTCGGCTGGCCTCGCTGGCCTTCGCGGCGGCCTCGCGACTCCCCGGGTTGACCCGGCGTATCATCGAACACGTCAACGACGCACCGGCCCTCAACCTACGAGTCGAATCATGA